A single window of Providencia alcalifaciens DNA harbors:
- a CDS encoding class I SAM-dependent methyltransferase → MLIHQLDFAAMYQQHMQQAQRTRKEPEHWDKKAQQMAQNCANPNDPYLIRFRQLMDFTGAKTLLDVGCGPGSISLYLANQFQSVTGIDYSAGMLEMANIRAKEMNVTNAQFKTLAWEDSWDDLPKADISVASRSTLVDDLKTAMLKLNRQTNLRVYTTHTVNPTFIDEKIIREIGREVVSLPTYIYAVNVLHQMGIHARVDFIKSPNRGGFDNVDAFIDSVNWSLKDLTEEEIEKLRAYYEKQTADGKTLPFPSRDWAMVSWDVVDEAELTL, encoded by the coding sequence ATGCTTATTCACCAACTCGATTTTGCCGCGATGTATCAGCAGCATATGCAACAAGCCCAACGCACACGCAAAGAGCCGGAGCATTGGGATAAAAAAGCCCAGCAAATGGCGCAAAATTGTGCCAATCCGAACGATCCATACTTAATTCGCTTTCGCCAATTAATGGATTTTACGGGTGCAAAAACCTTGCTGGATGTGGGATGCGGCCCCGGCTCCATTAGCCTTTATCTCGCTAACCAATTTCAATCTGTCACCGGCATTGACTACAGCGCAGGTATGCTCGAAATGGCCAATATTCGTGCCAAAGAGATGAACGTCACCAATGCACAATTTAAAACCCTTGCATGGGAAGATAGCTGGGACGATTTACCAAAAGCCGATATTTCGGTGGCCTCCCGCTCTACCCTCGTAGATGACTTAAAAACCGCAATGTTAAAGCTCAACCGCCAAACTAACTTACGCGTGTATACCACCCACACCGTTAACCCGACATTTATCGATGAAAAAATTATCCGTGAAATTGGGCGCGAAGTGGTTAGCCTGCCAACCTATATCTATGCTGTGAATGTCCTGCATCAAATGGGGATCCACGCCCGTGTCGACTTTATTAAAAGTCCAAATCGAGGTGGATTCGATAACGTGGATGCGTTTATCGATAGCGTAAATTGGTCTCTCAAAGATCTCACCGAAGAAGAAATTGAAAAACTTCGCGCTTACTACGAGAAACAAACCGCAGACGGCAAAACTCTGCCGTTCCCATCTCGCGATTGGGCTATGGTGTCGTGGGATGTGGTGGATGAAGCGGAACTGACATTATGA
- a CDS encoding ATP-binding cassette domain-containing protein — translation MKANNFHEVINNYFGILGESFNSPAPSYDSKYILNHINEFIDNEFFTFNFSPIIYSENSILPMIFIMEIHDGKYILIKNQGGKFTNLTTQTKITELLLDSKNLFFFRSVAKELNDEKIFHSLIRLTPKSTLFSLPLVLFALLLPLYSNLFNSRLVYSESIASLLYISTIFIFVVGLEFFIKHIIHEYNLKKIKKNIGLFNRYFVSMLKHANCKNASIKIRTAEASIMQVWELKPQIIYDIGLAVLFTLCIIGMLGFYSILLLLYYAGLIFLCLHIRFRSYKNMLRANSCNYEKSAMYYSLEQKKQELAFINDTHFKQYIDLKIDEDEKVKLKLNDANHHWMEVIKTNSFLSMVVMYLASYLAIGSGSLSLASIIAVLIINGRLSGAITGAINRLFMVKTHLFHIQSSVSQLTKNTFFHSKENGIVIEELESFKVKKVTLNFNGKKVIRDLDFEAKPGDIVGISGASGSGKTSLINVLNGTSNHYSGEITINDVNLSEISGRFFQEKVAYHSGSSVFLNGSIRDNFNLHGVFDNALIIRITKLCCPKLVLSKESLDDVLVWDVQASTGEKQKLMLAISLLKKPEIIFLDESTSFMASHDALTFLTTIRQQLELENTIIFFATHDLGLASLFTQHIALSNQTTHSKSIVSTNEIVIPKISLN, via the coding sequence ATGAAAGCAAATAATTTCCATGAAGTTATTAATAATTATTTCGGTATTTTAGGGGAATCTTTTAATTCACCAGCTCCTTCCTATGATTCAAAATATATTCTTAATCATATTAATGAGTTTATCGATAATGAGTTTTTTACTTTTAATTTTTCACCCATAATATATTCAGAAAATAGCATTTTACCGATGATTTTTATCATGGAAATCCATGACGGGAAGTACATTCTGATCAAAAATCAAGGCGGAAAGTTTACCAATTTAACTACCCAGACCAAAATCACAGAACTACTTTTAGACAGTAAAAATCTATTTTTCTTTCGCTCTGTAGCCAAAGAGCTTAATGATGAAAAAATTTTTCATTCTCTAATCCGTTTAACCCCTAAATCAACCCTATTCTCATTGCCACTGGTTTTGTTTGCACTTTTACTTCCATTGTATTCAAACCTATTTAATTCTCGTTTAGTCTATAGCGAATCTATCGCTTCCTTGCTATACATTAGTACCATTTTTATCTTTGTGGTTGGTTTAGAGTTTTTTATTAAGCATATTATTCATGAATATAATCTCAAAAAAATCAAAAAGAATATCGGGTTATTTAATCGTTACTTTGTCAGTATGCTCAAACACGCGAATTGTAAAAATGCATCAATAAAAATACGAACCGCTGAAGCGTCAATTATGCAGGTATGGGAACTTAAACCGCAGATTATCTATGATATAGGATTAGCAGTATTATTTACTTTATGCATTATCGGTATGCTAGGATTCTATTCTATTTTGCTCCTACTTTATTATGCTGGGCTCATTTTTCTCTGTTTACATATCCGATTTCGTTCTTATAAAAATATGTTACGGGCGAATAGCTGCAACTATGAAAAGTCCGCTATGTATTATTCACTAGAGCAAAAAAAGCAGGAGCTTGCGTTTATTAACGATACACATTTTAAACAGTATATTGACTTAAAAATTGATGAAGATGAAAAGGTTAAACTCAAACTCAATGATGCAAATCATCACTGGATGGAAGTAATTAAAACCAATAGTTTTTTGTCCATGGTTGTGATGTATCTAGCCTCCTACTTAGCCATTGGCAGTGGGAGTTTAAGCCTAGCTTCTATTATTGCTGTTCTGATCATTAATGGGCGACTTTCTGGTGCAATTACTGGCGCAATTAATCGCTTATTCATGGTAAAAACCCATTTATTTCATATTCAATCCAGTGTTTCCCAACTGACAAAAAACACCTTTTTCCATTCAAAAGAAAATGGCATTGTCATTGAGGAGTTAGAGAGCTTTAAAGTCAAAAAAGTCACACTTAACTTTAATGGAAAAAAGGTAATTAGAGACTTAGACTTTGAAGCGAAGCCGGGTGATATCGTTGGAATTTCAGGGGCTTCAGGTTCAGGAAAAACATCATTAATTAATGTGTTGAATGGGACATCCAATCATTATTCAGGTGAAATTACGATTAACGATGTTAATCTCAGTGAAATCTCAGGTCGATTTTTCCAAGAAAAAGTCGCCTATCATTCAGGGTCATCTGTTTTCTTAAACGGCAGTATTCGCGATAATTTCAATTTACATGGTGTATTTGATAATGCGTTGATTATTCGAATCACAAAATTATGCTGCCCTAAACTGGTACTGAGCAAAGAGAGTTTAGATGATGTATTAGTTTGGGATGTTCAAGCCTCTACCGGAGAAAAGCAAAAATTAATGCTAGCAATAAGCTTATTAAAAAAACCGGAGATTATCTTCCTTGATGAATCCACATCTTTCATGGCTTCCCACGATGCATTGACTTTTTTGACGACCATTCGCCAGCAATTAGAATTAGAAAATACCATTATTTTCTTTGCGACTCATGATTTAGGACTCGCATCTTTATTTACCCAACATATTGCTTTATCGAATCAAACAACACACTCCAAATCAATCGTTAGCACAAATGAAATTGTAATCCCTAAAATTTCATTAAACTAA
- a CDS encoding HlyD family efflux transporter periplasmic adaptor subunit, whose product MKHYLNKLPSLKLHNLNKLRLLPKKVKILLAVSCLFIAYITFAEIDVSSPGEGVISGISNRLEIVSPASGFINVFNIKTGDNVKKNQVLFSYTNIEAFHQEKTLTHLVEFASDRIDELEENRILLNAILNGDITSESEFLSQIKTDKSKGLSAYKKLSEYLLLQMETSNLQAKYSAQEKELTELNNQITILKRKGALLIKAGAPEIEKLNNNADISRTTVLITTGELSAQALIREIALSDKKYTTNLIGEVQDNEDQLNRLKKEKLENNGQMELLRNKIRANSVLAPSDGVVLSIEKDLEQGSYVEASNLVMVLKKHQETRIIDAKIAAKYRPFIAPELPVKIIVNSPGFKRILHGTVTKISADSFADKDRSSQERFYSIQVTPEQNTVISSENDGLPVMVYISSKKISVFNYLTALLGDNISFNVW is encoded by the coding sequence GTGAAACACTATCTTAATAAACTACCTAGTCTAAAACTGCATAATTTGAATAAACTTCGCCTACTTCCAAAAAAGGTGAAAATTTTACTCGCTGTTTCATGTCTTTTTATTGCTTATATTACCTTTGCCGAGATTGATGTTTCATCCCCCGGTGAAGGCGTAATTTCAGGTATATCCAATCGTTTAGAAATTGTCAGCCCAGCATCTGGTTTTATTAATGTTTTTAATATTAAAACTGGAGATAACGTTAAAAAAAATCAGGTACTTTTTTCCTATACCAATATTGAAGCATTTCATCAGGAAAAAACCTTAACCCACCTAGTCGAATTTGCGAGTGATCGCATTGATGAACTTGAAGAAAATAGAATTCTACTAAACGCGATTTTAAACGGGGATATTACCAGTGAATCTGAATTTTTATCACAGATAAAAACAGATAAAAGTAAAGGTTTAAGTGCCTATAAAAAGTTATCTGAATATCTATTATTGCAGATGGAAACGAGTAATTTACAAGCAAAATATTCAGCGCAAGAGAAAGAGCTAACTGAGCTTAATAACCAAATTACCATCTTGAAGCGTAAAGGCGCTCTATTAATCAAAGCAGGTGCCCCTGAAATAGAAAAACTCAATAATAATGCCGATATCAGTCGAACTACCGTGCTTATCACAACTGGTGAATTAAGTGCCCAAGCGCTAATTCGAGAGATAGCGTTATCGGATAAAAAATACACAACAAATCTAATTGGTGAAGTACAAGATAACGAAGACCAGCTTAATCGATTAAAAAAAGAAAAGCTGGAAAACAACGGTCAAATGGAATTACTGAGAAATAAAATTCGTGCGAATAGCGTATTGGCTCCCTCTGATGGCGTAGTCTTAAGTATTGAAAAAGACTTAGAACAAGGCTCCTATGTTGAAGCATCTAACTTAGTTATGGTACTGAAAAAGCATCAGGAAACTCGAATAATAGATGCCAAGATAGCAGCAAAATATCGCCCATTTATTGCGCCTGAGTTGCCAGTGAAAATCATCGTGAATTCTCCTGGTTTTAAACGAATTCTTCACGGTACCGTCACAAAAATTAGCGCTGACTCCTTTGCTGATAAGGATAGATCCAGCCAAGAACGCTTTTATTCTATTCAAGTTACCCCTGAGCAAAATACCGTCATTTCATCTGAGAATGATGGTTTGCCTGTCATGGTTTATATATCGAGTAAAAAAATATCGGTATTCAACTACTTGACAGCTTTGCTTGGGGACAATATCTCTTTTAACGTTTGGTGA
- the gntK gene encoding gluconokinase, which produces MSDTQNQNYTFVLMGVSGSGKSAVASGVAQQLQAAFLDGDFLHPKSNIMKMASGHALNDDDRRPWLEALNGAIFAMQRTNQVSLVVCSALKKSYRDILREDNKNLYFIYLKGDAAVIEERLRARRGHFFKPEMLKSQFDTLQEPDTQEADAYAVDIRPALNEVIDNTCATIRQIMTGDKA; this is translated from the coding sequence ATGAGTGATACCCAAAATCAAAACTACACATTTGTCTTAATGGGGGTATCGGGTAGCGGCAAATCCGCAGTGGCGAGTGGCGTTGCTCAGCAGTTACAAGCTGCTTTTTTAGACGGGGACTTTTTGCACCCGAAATCCAATATTATGAAAATGGCTTCTGGACATGCGCTGAATGACGACGACCGTCGTCCATGGTTAGAAGCGCTGAACGGTGCCATTTTTGCAATGCAAAGAACCAATCAAGTTTCTCTGGTTGTGTGCTCTGCATTGAAAAAGAGCTATCGCGATATTCTTCGTGAAGATAATAAAAATCTTTATTTTATCTATCTGAAAGGCGATGCCGCAGTGATTGAAGAGCGTTTAAGAGCGCGTCGTGGTCACTTCTTTAAACCAGAAATGTTGAAATCACAGTTCGATACACTGCAAGAACCAGATACCCAAGAAGCCGACGCTTATGCGGTTGATATCCGTCCTGCACTTAATGAGGTTATCGACAATACCTGTGCCACCATTCGTCAAATCATGACGGGAGATAAAGCATGA
- a CDS encoding FecCD family ABC transporter permease, with product MTASWLNTKTKPLLLMAILLLCFLMALTSGKYSLTLEELYRLFIQAPVDDPRSNTVFWQIRFPRVLAAILIGGGLAIAGAAYQGMFRNPLVSPDILGVSAGAGVGAVLGIFLGQSLVSIQLFAFVGGLITVAVMYLIARLARQHDPILSLVLVGVAVSAICGSAISLMKILADPYTQLPSITFWLLGGLSSITQQDLWSVLPIMIVGFIPLLMLRWRMNLLSLSDEEAKSLGVNVTLNRTILIISATLITASTVSIAGIIGWVGLIVPHITRMIVGANFRYQLPAAMAIGAILLLITDTLARTIAAIELPLGILTSAVGAPFFLAILLQTRRVK from the coding sequence ATGACGGCGAGCTGGCTCAACACCAAAACCAAGCCATTATTATTGATGGCTATTTTGCTGCTCTGTTTTCTGATGGCATTAACCAGTGGTAAATACTCACTAACCTTGGAAGAGCTATATCGCTTGTTTATCCAAGCGCCCGTCGATGACCCTCGTAGTAATACGGTATTTTGGCAAATTCGCTTTCCGCGTGTCTTAGCTGCCATCTTAATTGGTGGCGGGCTGGCGATTGCTGGCGCAGCTTATCAAGGGATGTTTCGTAACCCGCTAGTATCCCCCGATATTCTTGGTGTTTCGGCAGGAGCAGGCGTGGGGGCGGTTTTGGGGATATTTCTCGGACAGTCTCTGGTTTCTATCCAACTGTTTGCTTTTGTGGGTGGACTTATCACCGTGGCAGTGATGTATCTGATTGCTCGTCTAGCCCGCCAGCACGACCCCATTCTGTCCCTTGTGCTGGTTGGAGTTGCAGTCAGTGCGATTTGCGGTTCTGCCATCTCGTTAATGAAAATTTTAGCCGACCCTTACACTCAACTCCCTTCTATCACGTTCTGGCTGCTCGGTGGTTTGTCCTCTATTACTCAGCAAGATTTATGGTCAGTCCTGCCCATCATGATAGTGGGTTTTATCCCCTTATTGATGCTGCGTTGGCGCATGAATTTGCTGAGTTTATCCGATGAAGAAGCCAAAAGTTTAGGCGTAAATGTCACGCTCAATCGCACCATTTTGATTATTAGCGCAACACTGATTACCGCCAGCACCGTGTCGATTGCCGGTATTATTGGCTGGGTGGGGCTAATTGTTCCCCATATTACGCGAATGATAGTGGGTGCTAACTTTCGCTATCAACTCCCTGCGGCAATGGCCATCGGCGCTATTTTACTGCTGATCACCGATACGCTAGCTCGCACCATTGCTGCCATTGAGTTACCGCTAGGGATCTTAACCTCTGCCGTGGGTGCGCCCTTTTTCTTAGCCATTTTGCTGCAAACAAGGCGGGTTAAATGA
- the gntU gene encoding gluconate transporter: MNAPVETLSTLTLVLTAVGSVVLLLFLVMYARLHAFVALMIVSIGAGLFSGMPVQDITATMQKGMAGTLGFLAIVVALGAMFGKILHETGALDQVAHKLLDLFGEKRAHYAVGVAGLICALPLFFDVAIVLLIGVVFAVANRTGHNVVRLAIPLFAGVAAAAAFLLPGPTPMLVASQMGADYGWMILIGLCAAIPSMILAGPLFGSFISKFVSIEIPADYQAPQSSNGKMPSFGFSLSLVLFPLLLVGLKTIGTHFVEKGSNLENWLEFIGHPFTALLLACLLAIYGLGFRYGMDKERVMAVCSAAIQPAGIILLVTGAGGVFKQVLVDSGVGPALGDSLIGAGLPIAVACFVLAGAVRVIQGSATVACLTTVGLVLPVIGELGYSGAQLAALAICISGGSLILSHVNDSGFWLFGKFTGATEAQTLKTWTIMETILGTTGAIVGMIFFMFL; encoded by the coding sequence ATGAACGCACCAGTAGAAACATTAAGTACCTTAACATTGGTACTGACCGCCGTTGGCTCGGTGGTGTTATTGCTATTTTTAGTGATGTACGCGCGTTTACACGCTTTTGTGGCATTAATGATTGTGTCGATTGGCGCGGGTCTATTTTCTGGTATGCCAGTCCAAGATATTACCGCAACCATGCAAAAAGGGATGGCAGGAACTCTAGGATTCCTCGCTATCGTCGTGGCCTTAGGTGCCATGTTCGGTAAAATCCTGCATGAAACGGGCGCATTGGATCAGGTCGCTCATAAGCTATTAGACCTTTTTGGTGAAAAGCGTGCGCATTATGCAGTTGGTGTCGCGGGTCTTATCTGTGCATTACCGCTGTTTTTTGACGTCGCAATTGTTTTACTCATCGGCGTGGTCTTTGCGGTAGCAAATCGCACTGGTCACAACGTGGTTCGCTTAGCTATTCCTCTGTTTGCCGGTGTGGCAGCCGCGGCAGCCTTCCTGCTACCAGGGCCAACACCAATGCTGGTGGCCTCACAAATGGGAGCAGATTATGGCTGGATGATCTTAATTGGTCTGTGTGCGGCTATTCCAAGCATGATTTTAGCAGGACCACTGTTTGGTAGCTTTATCAGTAAATTTGTTAGCATTGAAATTCCTGCTGACTACCAAGCACCACAAAGCTCTAACGGCAAAATGCCAAGCTTTGGTTTCAGTTTGAGCCTCGTATTGTTCCCATTATTGCTGGTCGGTTTAAAAACCATCGGGACTCACTTTGTGGAAAAAGGCTCGAATCTAGAGAACTGGTTAGAGTTTATTGGCCATCCATTTACTGCATTATTACTGGCATGTTTGCTGGCAATTTATGGCTTAGGCTTCCGTTACGGTATGGACAAAGAGCGCGTGATGGCGGTCTGTTCTGCGGCAATTCAACCGGCGGGTATCATCCTGTTAGTGACTGGTGCAGGTGGGGTATTCAAACAAGTGCTGGTGGACTCAGGTGTAGGCCCAGCATTAGGTGACTCACTGATTGGCGCAGGTTTACCGATTGCTGTCGCGTGTTTTGTCTTAGCGGGTGCAGTACGTGTTATCCAAGGTTCTGCGACTGTGGCATGTTTAACGACAGTTGGCTTAGTCCTACCTGTTATCGGTGAGCTAGGTTACTCTGGCGCACAACTGGCGGCATTAGCGATTTGTATCTCTGGTGGTTCATTAATTCTGAGCCATGTGAATGACTCCGGTTTCTGGTTATTCGGTAAATTTACAGGGGCAACTGAAGCTCAAACCTTAAAAACGTGGACCATCATGGAAACGATTTTAGGAACGACGGGTGCGATTGTCGGGATGATTTTCTTTATGTTCCTGTAA
- the modD gene encoding ModD protein: MIYLPDTLIDQLLLDDIQYGDLTSRALGLHTQQGTMTFTSKLGGCISGLDIAQRMLTKLGIHSECLFRDGDIVDPQSRLIHASGSVEALHQGWKAVQNVLEWCSGVSHYTHQMVTILKKYRPNGQLACTRKTIPVTKPLALTAILAGGGIIHRAGSAETILLFTNHRNCLTNPNDWQSHVDTLRAAAPEKQIIVEADDYQQALLAIDANADIVQLDKLPVEQIQQLQRLVNEKKSRCRLSIAGGVNLQTIESFAQTGVPLLVTSAPYYANPRDIKVQIFKS, from the coding sequence ATGATCTACTTGCCTGATACCCTGATTGACCAGCTGCTTCTTGACGATATCCAGTATGGGGATCTCACCAGCCGCGCCCTTGGCTTACATACCCAGCAAGGCACCATGACCTTTACCTCGAAACTTGGCGGCTGTATCAGTGGGTTGGATATCGCCCAACGTATGCTCACAAAGCTGGGCATACACAGCGAGTGCCTATTTCGTGATGGGGATATTGTGGATCCACAAAGCCGCTTAATTCACGCGTCCGGCTCGGTTGAAGCACTACATCAAGGGTGGAAGGCAGTCCAGAATGTCTTGGAATGGTGCAGTGGTGTCAGCCACTACACCCATCAAATGGTCACGATATTAAAAAAATATCGCCCTAATGGGCAGCTTGCTTGCACACGAAAAACCATTCCCGTGACCAAGCCCCTTGCGTTAACCGCGATCCTCGCTGGCGGTGGCATTATCCACCGTGCTGGCAGCGCAGAAACTATCTTATTATTCACTAACCATCGCAACTGCCTTACAAATCCCAATGATTGGCAGTCTCATGTTGATACGTTACGAGCGGCAGCCCCTGAGAAACAGATCATCGTTGAAGCCGATGACTATCAGCAGGCCCTGCTTGCCATTGATGCCAACGCCGATATTGTTCAGCTGGATAAACTTCCTGTGGAACAGATTCAGCAATTACAACGTTTGGTGAATGAGAAAAAGTCTCGCTGCCGCTTATCCATTGCAGGGGGCGTTAACCTGCAAACCATCGAAAGTTTCGCTCAAACGGGCGTCCCATTATTGGTGACCTCCGCGCCCTATTACGCAAACCCGAGAGACATCAAAGTACAGATATTTAAATCTTAA
- the gntR gene encoding gluconate operon transcriptional repressor GntR, whose amino-acid sequence MKNKRPSLQDVADQVGITKMTVSRFLRNPEQVSESLRGKIASAVEKLGYIPNKAPDILSNATSHAIGVLLPSLTNQVFAEVIRGIEAVTDKHGYQTMLAHYGYRAEKEEERLTSLLSYNIDGVILAERTHTERTLRMLKTAGIPVVEIMDSISPCFDAAVGIDNFEASRQMTQAMIDRGCKKVVYLGARQDERTIIRLEGYEKAMLDAKLTPRNLMTQESSSYSLGAQLLQECRVKYPDTDGLFCTNDDLAIGAIFECQRLGINVPNDLAISGFHGHDVGQVMTPKLASILTPRDLMGRKAAEVLLARMRGEKLSQKKFDVGFKLLTGESI is encoded by the coding sequence ATGAAGAATAAAAGACCTTCTTTGCAAGATGTAGCCGACCAAGTCGGTATCACAAAAATGACGGTGAGCCGTTTTCTGCGTAATCCTGAGCAAGTTTCAGAATCCTTGCGCGGGAAAATTGCCAGTGCAGTGGAGAAATTAGGCTATATCCCAAACAAAGCGCCCGATATTTTGTCTAATGCGACAAGCCACGCCATCGGCGTTCTATTGCCATCATTAACCAACCAAGTTTTTGCAGAAGTGATCCGCGGTATTGAAGCCGTCACCGACAAACACGGTTATCAAACTATGTTGGCGCACTATGGTTATCGCGCAGAAAAAGAGGAGGAGCGCCTAACCTCGCTACTTTCTTATAATATTGATGGCGTGATTTTAGCGGAACGTACCCATACTGAGCGCACTCTGCGCATGTTAAAAACGGCGGGGATCCCCGTTGTTGAGATTATGGACAGCATTTCGCCTTGTTTTGATGCCGCGGTAGGCATTGATAACTTTGAAGCGTCTCGCCAAATGACGCAGGCGATGATCGACCGTGGCTGCAAAAAAGTGGTCTATTTAGGGGCGAGGCAGGATGAGCGGACAATCATCCGCTTGGAAGGTTATGAAAAAGCCATGCTCGATGCCAAACTGACTCCGCGTAATTTAATGACTCAAGAGAGCTCCTCTTATTCTCTAGGCGCACAATTACTTCAAGAATGCCGCGTAAAATACCCCGATACTGATGGGTTATTTTGTACCAACGATGACTTAGCCATCGGCGCTATTTTTGAATGTCAGCGTTTAGGGATCAATGTCCCCAACGATTTGGCCATTTCTGGCTTCCACGGACATGACGTAGGGCAGGTCATGACGCCAAAACTCGCCAGTATCTTAACCCCCCGTGACCTTATGGGACGCAAGGCGGCAGAAGTGCTGCTGGCAAGGATGCGCGGTGAGAAATTATCGCAGAAAAAATTCGATGTTGGTTTTAAGTTACTAACTGGTGAAAGTATCTAG
- a CDS encoding ABC transporter ATP-binding protein, producing MSILTLDNVAIGYHRQAIIEGINLHLPEGEMTCLLGANGCGKTTLMKTLLGLLPAIDGDIYLQGQSINRLKQRDIAKVIAYVPQAHDTPFTFSVVDMVMMGLTPYLSAFSVPGGKEKASAMEQLTQFGIAHLAERLYSTLSGGEKQLVLIARALVQKPKLLIMDEPAASLDFGNQIRLLQHIEALKQHGITVLMSTHHPQHAAAIADHVILLNKQQQARQGSTQSMLTLTNLAELYNIDAPSITAHFQLPINFTC from the coding sequence ATGAGTATTTTAACCTTAGACAATGTGGCGATTGGCTACCACCGCCAAGCCATTATCGAAGGCATTAACCTGCATTTACCTGAAGGTGAGATGACCTGCTTGCTGGGCGCTAATGGGTGTGGAAAAACCACCTTAATGAAAACCTTATTAGGGTTACTTCCTGCCATTGATGGGGATATATACTTGCAAGGGCAATCCATCAACCGACTGAAACAGCGAGATATCGCGAAAGTGATTGCTTACGTACCCCAAGCTCACGACACGCCCTTTACGTTTTCAGTGGTAGATATGGTGATGATGGGACTCACCCCCTATCTCTCTGCGTTCAGCGTACCGGGGGGAAAAGAAAAAGCCAGTGCCATGGAGCAATTGACCCAATTTGGTATTGCTCACCTTGCAGAGCGCTTGTATAGCACCCTCAGCGGAGGAGAAAAACAGCTGGTTTTAATTGCCAGAGCCTTAGTCCAAAAACCTAAGTTATTGATTATGGATGAACCCGCAGCTAGCCTCGATTTTGGCAACCAAATTCGACTGTTACAGCATATCGAAGCGTTAAAGCAACATGGGATCACGGTGTTGATGTCCACCCATCACCCCCAACATGCTGCCGCCATTGCCGACCATGTCATTTTATTAAACAAACAACAGCAGGCACGGCAAGGCTCGACTCAAAGTATGTTAACGCTTACTAACTTGGCAGAACTTTATAATATCGATGCACCGAGTATTACGGCGCATTTTCAGCTTCCAATCAATTTTACTTGTTAA
- a CDS encoding ABC transporter substrate-binding protein: MAMNRRHFIQSCAVLAAFYSLPAFSRSPVAEALFGTLPVSSNIQKVITAGPPADLLMFALAPEKMVGFASINLKKGNSELFAPQWVNLPVYGRLAGRGSTLSLEQLLAYHPDLILDTGNIDETYRSQAEKVAKQTGIPYLLMDGKLIDAPQQLRQLGRLLNVNQQAEKLSMVAERYLSNAQQFALTQQQKPLSFYLARGAKGLQTGTKGSIHTEAIEMLGFRNVVDINNFHGLTDVSMEQLYQWEPDIIITQYDESVELITHSPLWAGLKAITSNNLFVFSGMPFGWLDGPPGINRLLGMRRLQSHFDKAIEETMTHDLRQFFVLFYHSSLTQEQVDLLMERS; this comes from the coding sequence ATGGCAATGAACAGAAGACATTTTATCCAATCCTGCGCTGTCCTTGCAGCATTCTACAGTTTACCTGCATTTAGTCGCAGCCCTGTCGCAGAGGCATTATTCGGTACTTTACCTGTAAGCAGTAACATTCAAAAAGTGATCACGGCGGGCCCGCCCGCAGACTTGCTGATGTTTGCCCTCGCCCCAGAAAAAATGGTGGGTTTTGCCTCTATTAACTTGAAAAAAGGGAACAGTGAACTGTTTGCGCCACAATGGGTGAATTTGCCTGTTTATGGTCGTCTTGCGGGACGCGGTAGCACGTTATCCCTTGAACAATTATTGGCTTACCATCCTGATTTGATCCTCGATACTGGCAATATCGATGAAACCTACCGTTCCCAAGCAGAAAAAGTCGCCAAACAGACGGGGATCCCGTATTTGCTGATGGACGGCAAGCTGATTGATGCCCCGCAACAGCTTCGCCAGCTCGGTCGCCTATTGAATGTCAACCAGCAGGCTGAAAAACTGAGTATGGTAGCAGAACGCTATCTTAGCAATGCGCAGCAATTTGCACTGACTCAACAACAAAAGCCCCTCAGTTTTTACCTCGCCAGAGGTGCAAAAGGGCTACAAACCGGCACAAAAGGCTCTATTCACACAGAAGCCATCGAAATGCTCGGTTTTCGCAATGTGGTGGACATCAACAATTTCCACGGTTTGACCGATGTTTCGATGGAACAACTGTACCAGTGGGAGCCCGATATCATCATCACCCAATATGATGAATCCGTTGAATTAATCACTCACTCGCCATTATGGGCAGGACTCAAAGCCATCACATCGAATAACCTTTTTGTATTCAGTGGTATGCCATTCGGTTGGCTAGATGGCCCGCCGGGGATCAACCGTTTACTGGGCATGAGACGCTTACAGAGTCACTTTGATAAAGCGATTGAAGAGACGATGACTCACGATCTCAGACAATTTTTTGTGCTGTTCTACCACTCATCGCTCACTCAAGAGCAGGTCGACTTGCTAATGGAAAGGTCATGA